One Cryptosporangium aurantiacum DNA window includes the following coding sequences:
- a CDS encoding AAC(3) family N-acetyltransferase: MRVLGVRPGDVLLVHTALSTLGWVAGREQAAILALQDAVGPTGTLVVPTQTGSNSDPSEWQAPAVPADWWDTIRGQLPGFDPARTPSDGMGWLPETLRSWPGAVRSTHPQTSFAALGPAAASLLARHDLDCRFGDRSPLAALAGAGARVLLLGAGYDACTAFHLGEARSAGAPRERLACAVLGADGERRWVDYVDVVADERDFATLGAAWEATGAVTAGPVGSAHARLFDLDAAARFAATWIPVHRAGWS; encoded by the coding sequence CTGCGCGTGCTCGGCGTCCGGCCGGGTGACGTGCTGCTGGTGCACACCGCGCTGTCGACGCTGGGCTGGGTGGCCGGACGCGAACAGGCGGCGATCCTCGCGCTGCAGGACGCCGTCGGGCCGACCGGGACGCTGGTCGTCCCGACCCAGACCGGCAGCAACTCCGACCCGTCCGAGTGGCAGGCGCCCGCGGTGCCCGCGGACTGGTGGGACACGATCCGCGGACAGCTACCGGGGTTCGACCCGGCGCGGACGCCCTCCGACGGCATGGGCTGGCTCCCGGAGACGCTGCGGTCGTGGCCCGGTGCGGTCCGCAGCACCCACCCGCAGACGTCGTTCGCCGCGCTCGGCCCGGCCGCAGCGTCACTGCTCGCCCGGCATGACCTGGACTGCCGGTTCGGCGACCGGTCGCCGCTGGCCGCGCTCGCCGGCGCCGGGGCGCGGGTGCTGCTGCTCGGCGCCGGCTACGACGCGTGCACGGCGTTCCACCTGGGTGAGGCCCGGTCGGCCGGTGCTCCCCGGGAACGCCTGGCGTGCGCGGTGCTCGGCGCGGACGGCGAGCGCCGCTGGGTCGACTACGTCGATGTCGTGGCCGACGAGCGCGACTTCGCCACGCTCGGCGCGGCCTGGGAGGCCACCGGTGCGGTGACGGCGGGCCCGGTCGGTTCGGCTCACGCCCGTCTCTTCGATCTGGACGCCGCCGCGCGCTTCGCCGCCACGTGGATACCCGTCCACCGCGCCGGCTGGAGCTAG
- a CDS encoding helix-turn-helix transcriptional regulator: protein MKNVEPTTAAGAQAPPAGAVTPGSDVRTRDRVAQLLLEEGGATAAHLSERLGLTPAAVRRHLDSLLAEGRVVARDRPGRGPRGRGRPAKEFVLTDAGRETFPHTYDDLAAEVLRYLARQHGQDAVATFAEERVRVLEERCRAAMADAGDDPLAKAEALAGALSAEGYAASASALAGGGQLCQHHCPVAQVAAEFPQLCEAETAVISRLLGSHVQRLATIAHGDGICTTHIPPRTRQPS from the coding sequence GTGAAAAACGTCGAGCCGACCACGGCGGCCGGGGCGCAGGCGCCTCCGGCGGGTGCCGTGACGCCCGGCTCCGACGTCCGGACCCGCGATCGGGTCGCTCAGCTGCTGCTCGAGGAGGGTGGCGCCACTGCGGCCCACCTGAGCGAGCGCCTGGGCCTTACGCCCGCCGCCGTCCGCCGTCACCTCGACTCGCTGCTGGCCGAGGGGCGCGTGGTGGCTCGTGACCGGCCCGGCCGTGGGCCGCGCGGCCGCGGACGCCCGGCCAAGGAGTTCGTGCTCACCGACGCCGGCCGCGAGACGTTCCCGCATACGTACGACGATCTGGCCGCCGAGGTGCTGCGCTATCTCGCGCGCCAGCACGGCCAGGATGCGGTGGCGACGTTCGCCGAAGAGCGTGTGCGGGTACTCGAAGAGCGGTGCCGTGCTGCGATGGCCGACGCCGGCGACGATCCGCTGGCCAAGGCTGAGGCACTGGCCGGTGCGCTCTCCGCGGAGGGCTACGCTGCCAGCGCGTCGGCGCTCGCGGGTGGTGGGCAGCTCTGCCAGCACCACTGCCCGGTAGCCCAGGTCGCCGCCGAGTTCCCGCAACTGTGCGAAGCCGAGACCGCGGTGATCTCCCGGTTGCTCGGAAGCCACGTCCAGCGGCTCGCGACGATCGCGCACGGCGATGGGATCTGCACCACGCACATCCCTCCACGAACACGACAACCCAGCTAG
- the purU gene encoding formyltetrahydrofolate deformylase has product MAGILCAVDVLLRRPPGPARTASAGSLHGVQPQFVLTLSCADRPGIVHAVAGRLADAGCNILDSQQFGDAFTGRFFMRVHISGPAGRGAPELREQFAPVATDFGMDWEVHDLSVRPRVLILVSKLGHCLNDLLFRRETGALKIDVPAIVSNHPDFAALARWHGVPFHHLPVTPDSKPEAEAKLRALVDEHQIDLVVLARYMQVLSDDLCRDLAGRAINIHHSFLPSFKGARPYHQAHARGVKVIGATAHYVTAALDEGPIIEQEVARVDHTDSPDDMVAVGRDVECLALSRAVRWHVEHRVLLNGDRTVVFR; this is encoded by the coding sequence ATGGCGGGCATTCTATGCGCCGTAGACGTTCTGCTCCGGAGGCCTCCCGGACCTGCTCGAACAGCGTCGGCGGGTAGCCTCCACGGGGTGCAACCCCAGTTCGTCCTCACGCTTTCCTGCGCCGATCGGCCCGGCATCGTTCACGCGGTCGCGGGCCGGCTCGCCGACGCCGGGTGCAACATCCTGGACAGCCAGCAGTTCGGCGACGCGTTCACCGGCCGGTTCTTCATGCGCGTCCACATCTCCGGCCCGGCCGGACGCGGCGCCCCCGAGCTGCGCGAGCAGTTCGCGCCGGTGGCGACCGACTTCGGCATGGACTGGGAGGTGCACGACCTGTCCGTCCGTCCGCGGGTGCTGATCCTGGTCAGCAAGCTCGGGCACTGCCTGAACGACCTGCTGTTCCGGCGGGAGACCGGCGCGCTGAAGATCGACGTCCCGGCGATCGTGTCCAACCACCCGGACTTCGCGGCGCTGGCCCGCTGGCACGGGGTGCCGTTCCACCACCTGCCGGTGACGCCGGACAGCAAGCCGGAGGCCGAGGCCAAGCTGCGGGCGCTGGTCGACGAGCACCAGATCGACCTGGTGGTGCTCGCCCGCTACATGCAGGTGCTCTCCGACGATCTCTGTCGTGACCTGGCCGGACGTGCGATCAACATCCACCACTCGTTCCTGCCGAGCTTCAAGGGTGCCCGCCCGTACCACCAGGCGCACGCGCGTGGCGTCAAGGTCATCGGGGCGACCGCCCACTACGTGACCGCCGCTCTCGACGAGGGGCCGATCATCGAGCAGGAGGTCGCCCGGGTCGACCACACCGACAGCCCGGACGACATGGTGGCCGTGGGCCGCGACGTGGAGTGCCTCGCGCTCTCCCGGGCCGTCCGCTGGCACGTCGAGCACCGCGTGCTGCTCAACGGCGACCGCACGGTGGTTTTCCGCTAG
- a CDS encoding COX15/CtaA family protein yields the protein MTTATADAAGSATDSEPPPAGRGPAWLERLRDAPRLVRWLAFGTIVGNIVIVLTGVAVRLSGSGLGCPTWPKCTDDSYTNTPEYGIHGYIEFGNRLLTFALSAIVGAAIIAVLLQHARRRSLIWLSLLQFGGIVAQAVVGGITVLTGLNPWTVSAHFLVSMGLIYAGYAFWHRTGEGDGPREWRVSVPLRWLARGIVIAAATTIVIGTVVTGSGPHAGDDDVPRTGFDPALVSQLHADAVFLLIGLTIGGMLALRAHPVALRAVTMLFVVEMAQGVIGYVQYFTHLPVVLVGLHVLGAAVLWAFAVRVLFTIRERPVVA from the coding sequence ATGACTACCGCGACCGCCGACGCCGCCGGCTCCGCGACCGACTCCGAGCCGCCCCCCGCCGGACGAGGCCCGGCGTGGCTGGAGCGGCTGCGGGACGCTCCGCGGCTGGTGCGGTGGCTCGCTTTCGGGACGATCGTCGGCAACATCGTGATCGTCCTGACCGGTGTGGCGGTCCGGCTGTCCGGGTCGGGCCTGGGCTGCCCGACGTGGCCGAAGTGCACCGACGACAGCTACACGAACACCCCCGAGTACGGCATCCACGGGTACATCGAGTTCGGCAACCGGCTGCTGACGTTCGCGCTCTCCGCGATCGTCGGCGCGGCGATCATCGCGGTCCTGCTGCAGCACGCCCGGCGGCGCTCGCTGATCTGGCTGTCGCTGCTCCAGTTCGGCGGCATCGTGGCGCAGGCGGTGGTCGGTGGCATCACGGTGCTGACCGGGCTGAACCCCTGGACGGTGTCGGCGCACTTCCTGGTCTCGATGGGCCTGATCTACGCGGGGTACGCGTTCTGGCACCGGACCGGCGAGGGTGACGGCCCGCGGGAGTGGCGGGTCTCGGTGCCGCTGCGCTGGCTGGCGCGCGGCATCGTGATCGCGGCCGCGACGACGATCGTGATCGGCACCGTCGTCACCGGCAGCGGCCCGCACGCCGGTGACGACGACGTTCCCCGCACCGGGTTCGACCCCGCGCTGGTCAGCCAGCTGCACGCGGACGCCGTGTTCCTGCTGATCGGGCTGACGATCGGCGGCATGCTGGCGCTGCGAGCGCACCCGGTGGCGCTGCGCGCGGTCACGATGCTGTTCGTCGTCGAGATGGCGCAGGGCGTTATCGGTTACGTGCAGTACTTCACGCACCTCCCCGTTGTGCTGGTGGGGCTGCACGTGCTCGGCGCGGCCGTCCTCTGGGCGTTCGCGGTCCGGGTGCTCTTCACGATCCGCGAACGGCCAGTGGTGGCTTGA